The window AGACAGTGTGTTCcttcttttgttgtagatATATGTAGGCTTTTTCTGTTTTGCCTTTTTTCACTTTCTTTTATGTTTAATTTGCACCTGGTTTATGTGTGTGACACAgatataataacaataataatatagtaaTAAGCCACTGtagcctagtggttagagttctggttctctgaccatgatggccttgATTCAATCCCgggtggcgacagcaatataatgaaatgaGTCTGTTGGGTCTTTCTCattgtctatttggctatgtctgtgagagtaaaCTTGTTTCCGTTCATGGGGactttctgtgatctggcgtggggattgttggcaatgaggattcTGGTGCTTTTCTGGTAGTCATTGACATCTACTGGGcgtgctgttcagagctggcgaaatccttGTAGTGCACGCAGTCAAtaatcgataagccagttactagcgccATATGCATtacatggaaacatgtacttctctgggacttacctgccaggttggtgggcgccccgTTAAGGGTAAAGgccccacttaccctacctagagggtgatgacaaCATAGGCAGCGGCAATTTTGCAGATTTTCGATTTCAAAGTCTAACCTTTACTGGTACAAATAGTATAAGAATGAAAATTGGGTGAGaaaataatacatttaataGATTGCAAAACTAGGGACATGTCTGATACTGTCTTAAGATGAACCATTGgtgggaatttattttggcggtttgctaagaaatcgACGGAGAAAGCGTATTGGAGCATTTTATTGTGTCGgttggacattgttgttgGACAATCGGTATATGTATACAATATGGAGGAGTTTAAGATTGACAGTTACGTTCGTGGACATCACTGTGATTGCATAATCCACACGACTCCTGCTTCATCGACAGATTCATGgtctcattctcatgtttaacCTTCCTCCTAGATAGGATATAGGCACAACAAACGGCCAGCAGGggttaccatcttgtggcctcttCCACGTGATGTATCATGACATCACCATTAGATGTACCTGatccacgtgggtgatgaTGTCACATATCCAGGTGACCAATTTATGGCAGATTGGTGCTTGCTGAAAGTCCACCAATCTGCCAAAATGAATGCCCACCAATACTTGTCTTATACAGTATTTATCAAGTGTCTTCCTTGGCCACTATTCGTCTCGTCTGACTGAATTTGGTTGGAACACTTAAGTAAAGGTACTCGCTCATGATCTACcgcgcacgcacagacacatgcacacaatctTGATCatgccacgatttcaagttgtgtcataacgaagcagaacaaggaaacatcttagggtgcaccacgTTTTATGACACAGTCTTTTTTCCTGGTATCGAGAGAAAGGTGAATCGCGTTCTTGTTCGCCACGACAGTTTCGTTCCTTGTACTTGACGTTTTGAGAAAGCTAATGACAAGTCTGTTAGGTTCTCTATCTAAACATTTatcatttaccatcttgagatGGCTaactgttgaacgacaaaaaGCGCTTTCTCGATTGTCTTCTTGTTGCATGTGACCTGGAAATGGGTGGAAACCAGACCATTATCATACtattgtgatgacatccggaACTCAGTGTGAAAGTAGCCATGGATAGGTGCTGGACGCCGCTGACAATGCGGATCACGCATTTATCTAACATGATAGCtactagcctcgaagttccagacccatTTCGGGTCACGTGCAATTAGGAAGATATCGAGAAATctctttgtcgttcaacagcaacttATCTCAAattggtaaatggtaaatgtgtggataaagtcacaatttcaagtttgtgtgtatgtgtctgtgtctgtgtgtgcacgtgaatTCGTGAGCGGGCACGTTCAATACTAAGTACTCGTATTGGTttttatgtgtgttttgtgtgttgacAGGAGGGTGCATTGGGGCTTGTAGTGGATGCATGTCTCAGTACCATTGTCACGGCAGAAGATGGTGGACATCTGGGAACCTTCATCTTATCCCAGTAAGATGGTGTGGACAGACTGCTGTGCATGCTTTTGTCTAGACTGTATCTGACTGTCAGACGTATGAAAGACCAATCAACACATCCATTCATTTGATCACATCTCGCAAAGATGTTTGAGTTGTATGTTGATTGCCTTATGTATAGTATTGACCACTGGGACTATGAGAAGGAGCGTGTGTTTTTAATCATGGAAAACGTTCTCCTCTGTGCCAAATATGATTTCTCCAAGCAACAGGTGATGTCGGCTATTCGTCTACCATACTATGGGATCACGAAAATAATCAGGGGCAAATTTGTATACCCAAGACTTGGAGTAGCGAGGTAAGTTACagtatacagtatacagtGAGTCAGACCTTGTTATTCCAACCGCATTTGTCTTGCTGGTTTCTGTTGGACTAATGCAACTGTCGTGTTATCGGTAACAGATACACAGTGaccatgtaaattggtttgACATGTAACTTTGTCAGGAAGTGAAGGTGTTGGATTATTGAGTGTCAGTTCGGAATaacaaggtctgactgtactAATTGTCATGCTTAAGGGTGCAGGGTCATggtcggacatgcgcacttgagccaGTGTAAGCCCTTCAAATGCATTCATAGGTTGCGCATGTACAAATGTCAATAGATGAAACTACTGCACAACTGGCTATTTAGGTATTGACTGACAGGCACggcagcagtgtaagctttaaacaatacaatTTTTTGATGCCCACTGTAAACTGAGTGCGCTTGGTtactctgagagaaagacgtgACTACGGCAGATGCCACATATGGGAACGTGACGTTTGCTTTCTGGTCACATGCAGAGCGTAAGAACTCTGATCTGGCTTGAAGTGCGAGGGTGCTTGTCGAATTTTAccgaaactgcagtgtagcaacctcagtttgaggttttagaacaaaaaaattgagaactacatctaaaaagcCTAGAATTTAGCTACCAGTTACGGTCTAACGCAACCTCATGCAACGTCTTGACCGTTCCTATTCAGGCTATAGTGAGACTTCAATCAGCTTTGCCTATAgtgcaagtaaacaaaatctCAGGACTTCAAGTTCACTCTCAGTGAGTCTGATCTGCTAGTGACTCTAAAAGTAACTCTAGTTGTCAGGATGGCAACGTCACTGGAATAATTGGTcgtcacatgaactcagttagttGTCAAAATTTaatgacaacttgacaacCACTTTTTGAACACTGCTGTATATTGACTGCTTTACTGCGAGGATGAATAATTCAGCATGTTGTGGTGGATTGTGTTCCTCGTGACTCTTCAATAGAAAGCTAAACAAGTGCATTCAGTGTCCTTAGCATTTGGAACTCGAGCTTAGTAGTCTGCACTGCAAAATTATAACAACTGAATACCAACCATAGACCTGCATTTAGTtgcttaaattaattaattaattaattaattaatgataacgAGAGAGTGCTTGCAGTGTGTTTATGAAACTTGTGGGGCGAACTCATAAATTTTGACTCGGAGATCAGGATTGCTACCAGTTCTGTGTGTAATTGGGTTGAGACTGATGTAACGTTAGTCTCGTTTATTGTCTTATAGCAAACGGGATGGGACCGGGCTACGTGTCCACTTCAGTTGTAGCAGTCCCCCATTCTGGTCTCTACTCAATCCATGGGCAGACGACATTCCGTACTGGACCATAACATCACACATCTTACGCACACAATACAAAGTTCCAGACGATCGCCTCAACATCGACATATTTACAGATAAATTGATGTCTGCAATATACGGTGCATTCAGTCGACTACAAGGAGACAAGGACCCGGACTGCACACAGCCAGAAATAGAAGAGCAAGATGTCTACATGGATACATACATGAACATGACAGCCATGCTACACAATGGACAACACATGGGATACTACAAAGAGAAAGTGACTTCATAGAGTTATATTTCGATTTGTGTCTAGATTATTAGTCAATGCAATAAAGCAGTATACACACGGCGATGCTACCGGGGTTTGCCTTGTGTCCGGCGTCGCGCTCGAGCAACCGGCCGTTGCTGCGAACTTGAACTACTACCTACCGTGAATCCTACAGTTTGGCCCATTTGGCCTCCATTTCCTTGACCTGCTGTAAATGACTGATTGCTTAAAAAACCAGAAGGTTGAGCACCAAACGTgggtgtcatgtgtgtgtgttggttccCAAATGTCCCTTGTGCAGTCGGCTGCCCTGTAGCAGCTGATAATGAGAAATTGAATGTTGCAGGCACGTTTTGCTTTGTCTGGTTGCCTCCTAAAGGTCCAAATGATGGTACAGGAGTGGCAACTTGTTGAGCGTTCTGGCCAGCCGTTTGAGATTCAAATTGAAACGGCAATCCACCTCCACTAGTTGGCTTGCCTTGTGGCTTGAGAGAAAAACTGAAGTTGCTAGGAGTTGACTGAGGAGCAAGACCTCCACCTGGCGTGCTAGAATTCTGTCCAAATGAGAAACTCGGTCCACCTGTGATCCTctgtgtttgctgttgtagagGAAGCTGAGGAGTTTGTGTAAAATTGAATAATAAATTTGGTGTTTTACTGGTTTCTTTTTCCTTCTGCCGTCCTTGTCCAGGCGTTAGCCCAAATGAAAATTTCGTTGTTGCGGTTGCGTCTGGCTGTTGTGGCGTTTGAGTCTGGCTACTGGGCAATACGTTGAATGACACCTTGGGTGCGGTCTTCACTGTTGCATTTGGTGTAGTTCCTGTCTGTTGTGGTGTCCCTTCTGTGTCCTCATCCGACATCGGACTCACCACATCATGACTCACTGCTGAAGTCGTCGTCTTCTCTGATTGAGGAGTAGACACAGAAGGAAATGATATTCCACTCGTCAAATTAAAGCCAGTCGGCAAGATGCTAGTGGCTTTCGTTGATGTAGAGAGCTGAGATGAGCTAACTAATGGTGTTGTTGATTGAGTGGATAGAGCAATGGATGGAAAAGTAAACAGTGGTTTGTTTTCTTGGCTTGCCACACCTTTCTGTAATGATTCAAGAGAGAACGAAGGCTTTGGTAGTTCCGTTGAACTTTGAGTCTTTGCTATCAGAGCACTAGGCTGCTGCAAAAAACCTTCAGTAATGCTTGAATGAGACTTTGCTTGCTCGTTGAGAATTTGATGTGATGTATCAGTAAGACTTTCATACGATGGAGGTGGAGGAAGATTGAATTCCTCTCCTCCCAATTTCAATCCCGGAGCAGCAGAGGTTTGTACTTCGCTTGCGTTTCCTTCCACAGGAGTTGTGTTCTCCACACTAGGTGTAATGGTTGAATTTTTTAATGGCTCTTCATGCTCGGTGGCTGTTGTATTGACAGTAACTTCGGCATTCTGGGTTGCATCTCGGTCATCTTTCGCATCACTTGAGTCTTTGGAAACTGTAACAAGacagattaattaactctGCAACATATGTATTGAACATCTCTTCGTTCTTGGGTGGTCTGCATGctcacttgtctgtctgtctgtctgtctgtctgtcaatttcatttattgaaacacaatgttacatttctaacactaaatgcaaacaagctactttgatagtctctatcgtATTATATATGTTCTCGGCTACTGCTCAGGGTAAGACacgagtcagcttgtggaggatttAATTTATATAGCCTTCagtgtctcttgatcttctggctagtttgtttaaatagttgGTGGCTTTTGATCCCCAAGTTCCAATAcgtcaaataccagaggagtgaaattgaggcttgatgtattgcgggcaagttgttgtttttcgtatttgatcatcttcctttcctcccttcttgctgcagcgaaaccttcctctaaagctgcctgctttaaagtgtcttggttgaaaggatgagccatggctacatcaaggtcatacCTACACAACTGtgtctggtctattctcatttccagaccaacgatgtcgaggttctttctcgtgatgaatctttaattcatgtagacaagtgctccatgcatttacaatttcatcatgCTGCCACACAGGGCCACCTCcgtgtttgcatgtaagaagatgatattcatctgccaacctgtctgtctgtttgtctgtctgtctgtctctgtgtttgtctgttagtcatgtctgttcATCTCTCTGTTTTCATTCAGTTTCTGGCTTTCGTCATCTGTCCCAAGCACTTCCAGTTTCAAGGTGAAACTACAGAAATCCTAGATGTTTACTACTGCATCATAAGTGAACCTGTCTTATCTTCAGATTCTTTCATTTTGGCATCACCATCATTCTCCTCATCGTCTGCCAACAGATATTCAACCCTACTATGTGCAGCCTGTCTGTCATGTTCGATATCCTCCTTCGTATACTTCTTCCCCTTTGTCAATTGAGCTGGCTATACAAACCACACAATAATATCACGCACAGCCACCAGACAGAGTTCTGCATGTTTTACCAGCTTCAATGGAGCCTTTGGATCGTTATGAAGTGGAACAAACCGTCTCAAAGCCACACCCTCACGTTGCCCTGGTGAATATATAGGAATATTAGACTTAAATACCTGCACAGCAGGTTTCTCTTGATTGGAACTTCGTCGTCGTCTTCGTTTCATTTCTTTCGATTCGACACGACTTGTACTCTCTCCTGTCCCAGTTGATTTGGTTCCCACCGACGACTGTTTCTCATCGCGCTGATCTTGATCTCTCACCCTGCGTGTTCGCTTCTGTGACGTCTTGGATGGCATGGCTGTAGCGTCATCCATCATGATGTCATCATCTAGCAGTACCCTAAGTAAATTGGCAATTAACTCTAAGTACAAATacattaatgtattaatatcaatagtttattaattaattaactagcacCTTAACAGCATGGTCCCTTTGCTCTTGTGTCGCATTACCTAATGATCTTTTAAAGACACTGAAAACAATGATTTACCTGTTGCTCACGGGTGCAgctgttttctttgtttgttgctctCGTCTCTGCTGCACGACTGGGCGTTTATTTTCAGGGGGTGTCGGAGGTGATGCCTGCCTTTTCCTAGCCTGAACTCACATTAGAAATGCCTTGAGACACACCAGTGCATATCATGAGACAGGTGCATACCTTGTCACTAAATTGATTGTCACTGCCTTTCACACTGCCTTTCACACTACCGCTAATATTCCTTGATCGTTTGGCTACACTCTTATTGCCTTCACGACTGGCTGTATCAGCAGCCTGTCTCTTTGTCCCCTGACCGACACCTTCTGGTGGCCTATACATTCATGACAGACGCACAAGTCTATGTACTTGAGTGAGCAAATCATGTCGGACTTTGCCACCTCTTTCTCTTGGCTGCGTTGATGTTGTCGTCCAAGAGTTCGGTATCAGAAGGAATCACTCGTTTCCGACTGTACAAACAACATGTTTGAGATGCAGCCATATCATAGGTGTATAGTGACCAGAGCCCTAACagagtgtacagtacacataggtAATGTGTTGCAGCAACTAGGTAATGTGAAAGAGACAACCATTCACGATGCAGATAATATACATGCCTGGTCTTTAATGGTAGAGAAATGttagatacacagacaaacaaagcaaaccaAAATGCatgaaacaaaaacacacatgtatgtgcgtgcacacacaccacacagacacacacacacacacaacaccatcTCTGGTCTTCCCGACTTCTACCTTGTCGTCTGTTTCAAAGCCATCAGAACTGTTTCTCTATCATTCGGAGTCGACTCTGAAACCATTTGAGcaacaggaggaggaggagtaCTGGCGGGCTTCACCCTCACCATAACAGGACTCCTACTCAACTCGTGATCTTTCTTCAGTCGTGTCTTAGTCACATAATCAACCAGTCCACCGCCTAAATGACTGCCGAATCTTGTCCCTTCGTGTGGACTGATCAGTGGTGATGGGGCAAAGTGTTGACGGGGACTACTAACAATAGAACGATTTCTTAGAGAAGGTCGCTGCATCACACCACCAGACTTCAATGCAGAGCTGAAATCAAGAATAACATAAGTTTTACATTAGTGTATGACAACCAATTTAATTCTacttttaaattattttatatattaaattatatttaactagttgtatggtatccgtaGATGGCACCTCGCGATGGTAAGTAACACGTCCTAAcagagttttcagaccgtctactgaaatgccgtgtcctagctagacaatacatacttattgaaaccctgtcatggaagtaaacatgcaaacttcctagtaattTAGACTACGTATCTACCCCTGGTAGGTAGTTGTCGTTTCGCAATCGTGATCAAGACGATTGAAACGTACAGTATAAGTATACACTCacttccgttgtaacgacagtggtatggtatatttgttgacatagaaattgatatctgTAAACACTGACTATCTGCAGTGTTAgatacagcacagtgtagtaaggattgatcatactgtagtatgagacatgtgaatagttgactgtaggtggcattcaactcctgaaggtgtttcttggttgacaagtacacacaatccctagctacaatacaaaatgaTGGGGCGACAGGACTTCATTAGGTTTATTCGTCGTCGTTTGGTCCTTGCAcaaatcgttcttagactcaccTGTAGTTGGACACGAAAAcgattttttgaagtaggtcttataatgaaacgtggtggtgggaggagaaatttgaggttcgtgtggacacacagataaatatttttattttattatatatatatatatatatatatatatatatatatatatatatatatatatatatataccgagAGCTcaccatataggaccacgccactttctgttgtgcaactcAAATTAGAAACTTCGCTACGCTTGGCAATTGCATAGTATATATTAAAttctatatttatatttttaatatattgtATAGTATATTCCGTAAAGTCGCGAACAAAAGCCGTGGCTTAAGTCTGAGGGGTTTCCCTAAAGCATGGCGTAATGGCGCAGTGCCACGCTACTCTCCGTCTTGCTATCCCCGCCTTGGGGCGACATGTGTATGTGCAAACGTGGGGGAGCGCGAGGCCGCATGCGAAAGTGAGCCGGAACCAGCCAACCCACAATACCGGATCTTAAGCAAAGGCGTATCAGACTATCATAACATGAATAAGCGAATGATAATTAATAATCCCAATGTTACAATGACATTACATGTCAATTTGTGTCAATTTTACAGTAGATTATAAATGATTACATCAGAACTACTAGTAATTTCAAGGGTCAAAATATTTGAGGCCATGCCCACTCAAATAAACCACTCCCCAAGCGCCACGCTACTTTTCAATCCTGGGGAAACCCCTGTTGTATAAGCCGCAGCCTAAGTGTGGCTACTATTTGAGGGCAGCTTCTGTGAAGGATGCTCACCAAAGTAGCACAGCGGCGATTCCAACTAAAGAAGTTAGAGATCCTGATTACCGAGTAATACATGACCAGAGCAACTAGATACCATGCACTACAGTACGAAATACTAATGACTCAACAATCCGGACAATAACCGTATCCAAGAAATACAGCTACTATTCAAGGGCGGTTCTTATTCAAGGCAGCTTTTGTTCTCGACTTTACGGTATTATACATTATctctaaaaatatttaatatctatatacataaatatttatatataattatagaattcaatatataatatataatttatttataattataataattttatgACGTCATGTTTCGTTGCTATGTACGAATCTAATTTATATCACTCGCACTTTAAATTTACCTGAAGCTCAAGCGTCTGGGAGTATCTTTTCGATTCGATGACCTCGTTAGTGTCTCCTCCGGCAGTACTGCTCGTCCCAACTGTCTCGCAGGCCCGTCTTCCCCTAAATTCCGTAAAACAACTGCGTTTGGTAGCTCAGTTGTTCGATTAGATCGCCTGAATAACAAATATGCCGCTAATGGAAGAAAAAGACCAACACTAAGTCcaaaaagatagacaaacatttaGAAAAACCAACGAGAGAAAACCGCCTGCTAAATAAATACGGGAATCTCAAACGGTTATCCGGGATCTTATAGAAGTTTTAAACAACATGGCGGCTGAACGTCAGCGTGTCGTTTTGTCTCTCGACAACGTGCTGCTGCCTGAAGAGAAACTAAAGGAAACGCCGTCGATGGCACACGGATTGGACCGCGAGATGGAGACAGATCTTAGAATGCTGAGTTGTGAATTCATTCAGGCGGCAGGCGTTCTGCTTCGTTTACCACAGGTAATATGTCGCTAGTATAGCCTTAGATAGGTGTTCTAGTTTTGGTTTTTTGGGATGCGTTGTTGATAAAGCGCGTTTGGGGCCTGGATGCGTGTTTGTGTTCGAGTTTTTGTCTTTAGCGAAGAGTTGGGACTTTAGATTTTGTGGGTGATTGTTTGTTCGTGTTGGTCTGGTTTATGTAGTCCCACTGGTGTTAGTCCTGACGTGTACACACCAATGNNNNNNNNNNNNNNNNNNNNNNNNNNNNNNNNNNNNNNNNNNNNNNNNNNNNNNNNNNNNNNNNNNNNNNNNNNNNNNNNNNNNNNNNNNNNNNNNNNNNNNNNNNNNNNNNNNNNNNNNNNNNNNNNNNNNNNNNNNNNNNNNNNNNNNNNNNNNNNNNNNNNNNNNNNNNNNNNNNNNNNNNNNNNNNNNNNNNNNNNTTATTTGTCATGCGGAAGTTTGttatttgcgcatgcgccgCGTTTTgactgcgtgcgtgcgtgtgtgtgtgactctgtgtgtgactctgtgtgtgtgtgtgtgtgtgtgtgtgtgtgtgtgtgtgtgtgtgcgtgcgtgcgtgcgtgtgtgtagaCTTGAATTTCTATATGTTATTCAGTACCTGCCAGCATAATGTCATGAGCAAAACTCTTACGTTTCAAACAGGGTGTTGATGTGTTTTGTAGCAAATTGTAACGTTTTATAAGACTTTGTTCAACAagatttttttgtaattttattagGTTGCTATGGCTACTGCTCAAGTTATTTTTCAACGATTTTACTTCTCAAAATCATTTGTCAATCATGATTTTGAGGTAAATCTTTTAGTTACCAGCTTGCATGAAGCTCGTTCTATGCTCTCTTTTCTGTCAACGTAGCACGTTTCTATGGCATCTCTCTTCCTGGCTGCCAAAATAGAAGAGGCTCCACGTCGTATACGTGACATCATCAATATTTTTCACTTCCTGAAACAGAAAGCAAACGGAAAGTAAGTGACCTATTGTagtgtgttgtattgtttcgTATGTACATCACATAATAACACAAGAACATCAGAGATTCTAAAAGCCAATGAGTGAGAGGTAGACGACTTGGTCAgtgagtttgtgtgtcactgtgagtGCAAAATTCAGAGCATCATTGCTTTGGTAAGTAGTCGCAAGAAGGGGTGGTAGCAGCTGCCTTGCCTTAAATCAACATTTTATTATTGCTTATGGACTAACAGCACAGATCAACTATTCAGATAGCCACGCACTACAACCTATACAGTTTGGTCTACTTGGGGCTAAAATCAAGGAACAATTGATGGTTTCAACTGTGCATCTATACTTGCCAGTgtagtgttctagccaggtttGTGGCAAGGTGTAGCGGAGACGCTGTGTTTTAGAGGCATAGTCTTTTTGCAGTTTGGACGCGGTATTGTAATTACTTTCTGGTCTTGCATCCGAGTTCCGGTTGGCAAAACTTGCAATATTACGTTTTGCTTTAGTCTTCGTAGCCAGCTCCTCTCCTTCCATCTATTATTGGTGGAAACGGTCTGAAGGCAAGTCTTTGATGGTTTGTTGGTCTCATTATCTTATTGCATTCTGGTTGGGTAAAATGGTGTCTTGTTTCATCAAATGCACACAACAGCATGTGCTGTGCATGCCATAATGCTAAACTTTTAGCGTTTTTGACGTTTGTCATACTGAACATAGCGATCACACATAGGCAACTCACCTCACGCCATAATAGTGTTGGATTCCTTCGGTTGCAAGTTTCTCAAATTCCTGCAAATGTGGATGTGAAGTACTAAATGCTGTGCTGCATGCTTGCCTTGCATTGCACCAAATGCATTAAAAGCCATCTAAGTGGTAAGAAGCGATGCCACCATTTTGCATCTCTGTAGGTTGCTAAtcaaattagttaattaatatactaaCGCCTTTGCTGGGTAGGCCTAGTTGTATATGTAGCCGCAATTCCCATTGAACACAAATTATTATGTGAGCAAGACTTTATATTGAAGGTTCTTAATATATGATGGCTTTGGAGAGGGCTGGCTAGACTAGTAAGCTTAGCTGCAAAGAAGAATGGTGATAATGGCCATTGTCAAGGCATAATGGTCATTTTAAGGCGTAGCTGCTCACTACACCCTAGGATCCCTGGCTAGAACCTGCTTGCCAATTTGAATcgccattaattaatcacacaTCTCAGTGGGACTTACTCCAtggttaatattaaatattatttttactTAATTGCTAAATGAATTCTATTGATTCTGGTTTGGTCA of the Corticium candelabrum chromosome 7, ooCorCand1.1, whole genome shotgun sequence genome contains:
- the LOC134181899 gene encoding uncharacterized protein LOC134181899, translating into MFVYLFGLSVGLFLPLAAYLLFRRSNRTTELPNAVVLRNLGEDGPARQLGRAVLPEETLTRSSNRKDTPRRLSFSSALKSGGVMQRPSLRNRSIVSSPRQHFAPSPLISPHEGTRFGSHLGGGLVDYVTKTRLKKDHELSRSPVMVRVKPASTPPPPVAQMVSESTPNDRETVLMALKQTTSRKRVIPSDTELLDDNINAAKRKRPPEGVGQGTKRQAADTASREGNKSVAKRSRNISGSVKGSVKGSDNQFSDKARKRQASPPTPPENKRPVVQQRREQQTKKTAAPVSNRVLLDDDIMMDDATAMPSKTSQKRTRRVRDQDQRDEKQSSVGTKSTGTGESTSRVESKEMKRRRRRSSNQEKPAVQVFKSNIPIYSPGQREGVALRRFVPLHNDPKAPLKLPAQLTKGKKYTKEDIEHDRQAAHSRVEYLLADDEENDGDAKMKESEDKTVSKDSSDAKDDRDATQNAEVTVNTTATEHEEPLKNSTITPSVENTTPVEGNASEVQTSAAPGLKLGGEEFNLPPPPSYESLTDTSHQILNEQAKSHSSITEGFLQQPSALIAKTQSSTELPKPSFSLESLQKGVASQENKPLFTFPSIALSTQSTTPLVSSSQLSTSTKATSILPTGFNLTSGISFPSVSTPQSEKTTTSAVSHDVVSPMSDEDTEGTPQQTGTTPNATVKTAPKVSFNVLPSSQTQTPQQPDATATTKFSFGLTPGQGRQKEKETSKTPNLLFNFTQTPQLPLQQQTQRITGGPSFSFGQNSSTPGGGLAPQSTPSNFSFSLKPQGKPTSGGGLPFQFESQTAGQNAQQVATPVPSFGPLGGNQTKQNVPATFNFSLSAATGQPTAQGTFGNQHTHMTPTFGAQPSGFLSNQSFTAGQGNGGQMGQTVGFTVGSSSSSQQRPVARARRRTQGKPR
- the LOC134181900 gene encoding tumor protein p63-regulated gene 1-like protein, which encodes MGDGVPTDIERHAKGDDDAAATLEVSSFTAGKHSSRVYYRPAGSSIQTEAGEDEDQRQGDEVQNDDTERPPSKQISRRERRSFLALREGALGLVVDACLSTIVTAEDGGHLGTFILSHIDHWDYEKERVFLIMENVLLCAKYDFSKQQVMSAIRLPYYGITKIIRGKFVYPRLGVASKRDGTGLRVHFSCSSPPFWSLLNPWADDIPYWTITSHILRTQYKVPDDRLNIDIFTDKLMSAIYGAFSRLQGDKDPDCTQPEIEEQDVYMDTYMNMTAMLHNGQHMGYYKEKVTS